A window from Deinococcus reticulitermitis encodes these proteins:
- a CDS encoding FAD-dependent oxidoreductase produces the protein MTSPYSPERPLRVAVIGSGPSGMFAAEALLKHKDFPVEVDVYDRLPTPYGLVRYGVAPDHLTIKSVTKGFEKTLADPRVRFLGNVEFGRELTVETAREHYDAVMYTVGASSDRRLGIPGEDLQGSMSATEFVAWYNGHPDAEAREMMLSAEGVAVVGVGNVALDVSRILAKTVHELRESDIAPHALPVLERSHVKDVYILGRRGPAQAAFTTKELREFGELADADPIVKPAEVQLSEAEEAAITDNTKKKNVEVLRGFAIRTPEGKSRRVHLRFLVSPVEILDDGEGRVGGLKIERNRLDEHGQAVGTGEYETLPVQLVLRSVGYRGVALPGVPFDEKRGVIPNEEGRVVGRPGEYTAGWIKRGPSGVVGTNRKDATDTVAHLLADAREGRLPSPAHPTREAVDAALRAAGADVYSFDDWRELDAFELAQGQTQGRPRHKVASRSEMLSIRRRA, from the coding sequence ATGACTTCCCCGTATTCCCCAGAGCGTCCTCTGCGCGTCGCGGTGATCGGCTCGGGCCCGAGCGGCATGTTCGCCGCCGAGGCCCTGCTCAAACACAAGGACTTCCCGGTCGAGGTGGACGTGTACGACCGTCTGCCCACGCCTTACGGCCTCGTGCGCTACGGCGTGGCGCCCGATCACCTCACGATCAAGAGCGTGACGAAGGGCTTCGAGAAGACCCTCGCTGACCCGCGCGTGCGCTTTCTGGGCAACGTGGAATTCGGGCGCGAGCTGACGGTGGAGACGGCCCGCGAACACTACGACGCCGTGATGTACACCGTCGGCGCGAGCAGCGACCGCCGCCTCGGGATTCCCGGCGAGGACCTCCAGGGCTCGATGAGCGCCACCGAATTCGTCGCCTGGTACAACGGTCACCCCGATGCCGAGGCGCGCGAGATGATGCTCTCGGCCGAGGGGGTAGCGGTCGTCGGCGTGGGCAACGTGGCGCTCGACGTGAGCCGCATCCTCGCCAAGACGGTGCACGAGCTGCGCGAGTCCGACATTGCGCCTCACGCCCTGCCGGTGCTGGAGCGCAGTCACGTGAAGGACGTGTATATCCTCGGGCGGCGCGGCCCGGCGCAGGCGGCCTTTACCACCAAGGAGCTGCGCGAGTTCGGCGAGTTGGCGGACGCCGACCCCATCGTCAAGCCCGCCGAGGTGCAGCTCAGCGAGGCCGAGGAAGCGGCGATCACCGATAACACGAAGAAGAAGAACGTGGAAGTCCTGCGAGGCTTCGCCATACGGACGCCCGAGGGCAAATCGCGGCGTGTGCATCTGCGCTTCCTCGTCTCCCCGGTCGAAATTCTGGACGACGGCGAGGGGCGCGTCGGTGGCCTGAAAATCGAGCGCAACCGTCTCGACGAGCACGGGCAGGCGGTCGGCACCGGCGAGTATGAGACGTTGCCGGTCCAGTTGGTGCTGCGCTCGGTGGGCTACCGGGGCGTGGCACTGCCAGGCGTGCCCTTCGATGAGAAACGCGGCGTGATTCCCAACGAGGAAGGCCGCGTGGTGGGCCGCCCCGGCGAATACACCGCCGGCTGGATCAAGCGCGGCCCGAGCGGGGTGGTCGGCACCAACCGCAAGGACGCGACCGATACGGTGGCGCACCTGCTCGCCGACGCTCGGGAAGGCCGGCTGCCGAGCCCCGCCCACCCCACGCGCGAGGCCGTGGACGCCGCGCTGCGGGCGGCAGGCGCCGACGTGTACTCCTTCGACGACTGGCGCGAACTCGACGCCTTTGAGCTCGCGCAGGGCCAGACCCAGGGCCGGCCCCGCCACAAGGTCGCGAGCCGCAGTGAGATGCTCAGCATCCGCCGCCGCGCCTGA
- a CDS encoding histone deacetylase family protein has protein sequence MTAPPFRAYSPADFHFPLPEGHRFPYYKYAGVRERLRPLLPVIDTPPLSWADAGRVHDPLWLRRWRRGEVERREEREFGLPWSEAVVTRAMRAAGGSLAALSDALSVGWGANLAGGTHHAFRDRAEGFCLINDAALLTRIALDRGWARRVATVDLDVHQGNGTAHLLAPEMAAGRAYTLSVHGERNYPFRKERSSLDLGLGDGVTDAEYLAVLREQALPALDAYRPDLLLYLAGADVLAGDRFGRFALSLEGVRERNQAVLSWARDAGVPVVTMMAGGYNSDHALTIEAHASVVLDGLEVLG, from the coding sequence ATGACCGCGCCCCCCTTCCGCGCCTACTCGCCCGCCGACTTCCATTTTCCGCTGCCGGAGGGCCACCGCTTTCCCTACTACAAATACGCCGGAGTGCGCGAACGCCTCAGGCCCCTCCTGCCGGTGATCGACACCCCGCCGCTCTCGTGGGCCGACGCAGGACGGGTCCACGACCCCCTGTGGCTGCGGCGCTGGCGCCGGGGCGAGGTCGAGCGGCGCGAGGAGCGCGAGTTCGGGCTGCCGTGGTCGGAAGCGGTGGTCACGCGGGCGATGCGCGCGGCGGGCGGCTCGCTCGCGGCCCTGAGCGACGCGCTGAGCGTGGGCTGGGGGGCGAACCTCGCGGGCGGCACCCACCACGCCTTCCGCGACCGCGCCGAGGGCTTTTGCCTGATCAACGACGCGGCGCTGCTCACCCGCATCGCCCTCGACCGGGGCTGGGCGCGGCGGGTGGCGACGGTGGACCTCGACGTGCATCAGGGCAACGGCACCGCGCACCTGCTCGCGCCCGAGATGGCGGCGGGGCGGGCGTACACCCTGAGCGTCCACGGCGAGCGCAACTACCCTTTTCGCAAGGAGCGCAGTTCGCTCGACCTGGGCCTGGGTGACGGCGTGACCGACGCCGAGTACCTCGCCGTGCTGCGGGAGCAGGCGTTGCCGGCGCTGGACGCCTACCGTCCCGACCTGCTGCTCTACCTCGCCGGCGCCGACGTGCTCGCGGGCGACCGCTTCGGCCGCTTCGCCCTCTCGCTGGAAGGCGTGCGCGAGCGCAACCAGGCGGTGCTGAGCTGGGCCCGGGACGCGGGCGTTCCGGTCGTCACGATGATGGCGGGCGGCTACAACAGCGATCACGCCCTGACGATCGAGGCGCACGCGAGCGTCGTCCTCGACGGCCTGGAGGTTCTGGGCTGA
- a CDS encoding cyclic nucleotide-binding domain-containing protein, whose protein sequence is MPQSASHHSTVPQSVLTRPTSARSVRRGETLYYAGDQSLTLYRLESGLLRAVRLTPQGRNLTVRHVRPGDIFGEEVLHAQTRTHQMVALTDAVVTPLHVEQLSVRDLWDVTRSLSQQLQRAMNDGIHIQDGDLRERIARYLLSLADSSLGGTHASGQRFVRATHELIAEGTGATRESVSKLIGEMRDDGLLLPAYRCLTLADEAELRALSGYHG, encoded by the coding sequence ATGCCCCAGTCTGCTTCCCACCACTCCACGGTTCCCCAGAGTGTGCTCACTCGCCCGACTTCCGCACGCAGCGTCAGGCGCGGTGAGACGCTGTACTACGCCGGCGACCAGTCGCTGACGCTCTACCGGTTGGAGTCGGGGTTGCTGCGGGCAGTGCGCCTGACGCCGCAGGGCCGCAACCTGACGGTGCGGCATGTGCGGCCCGGCGACATTTTCGGGGAAGAGGTCCTGCACGCCCAGACCCGCACCCACCAGATGGTGGCGCTCACCGACGCGGTGGTGACCCCGCTGCACGTCGAGCAGCTCAGCGTGCGTGACCTGTGGGACGTGACGCGCAGCCTGAGCCAGCAGCTCCAGCGCGCGATGAATGACGGCATCCACATCCAGGACGGCGACCTGCGCGAGCGCATCGCCCGCTACCTGCTGAGCCTCGCCGATTCGAGCCTGGGCGGCACCCACGCGAGCGGCCAGCGCTTCGTGCGCGCCACCCACGAACTGATTGCCGAAGGCACCGGCGCCACCCGTGAGAGCGTGAGTAAGCTGATCGGCGAGATGCGCGATGACGGCCTACTGCTCCCCGCCTACCGCTGCCTGACCCTCGCGGACGAGGCTGAACTGCGCGCCTTGAGCGGCTACCACGGCTGA
- a CDS encoding DNA double-strand break repair nuclease NurA — MPAMRIRLDPWPIDTEGGQLGLQPFAGELIDVETPRWAALAPRPVPARLRQVYVVDGKRRMDSRVFVEDDAGGSGMGAFGAYVVGAVELCPHGTRPAALSEVRARRILAHAPGLGVDPYLLSPRHPHTGALEYQPVVTDSAEPLAPLHKVQSEMLRAEQSLSHGLASAVPFDEEDDREELTTLTLQDGTLRSKNLGGAVVGYVKTMQTQYLPPDRVGLLSELRPGERTPILHLRSEHGRVTRFIWYVRLCEAAFYQHPMSGVMRLEMYAPDESDFLPPIVRKVANVSGTLLGRLGSKAHKDPRAPQNLIPTAALEHAMNRAMGHPDLVVRRIRGHLARELGVVA; from the coding sequence ATGCCCGCCATGCGTATCCGTCTGGACCCCTGGCCTATAGACACCGAGGGGGGGCAACTCGGCCTCCAGCCTTTTGCCGGGGAGCTGATCGACGTGGAAACCCCGCGCTGGGCGGCCCTCGCGCCGCGGCCGGTGCCGGCGCGACTCCGGCAGGTATACGTCGTGGACGGCAAACGCCGTATGGACTCGCGCGTCTTCGTCGAGGACGACGCGGGCGGCTCGGGCATGGGCGCCTTCGGGGCCTACGTGGTGGGCGCCGTCGAACTCTGCCCGCACGGCACGCGGCCTGCGGCGCTGAGCGAAGTGCGGGCGCGGCGCATTCTCGCCCACGCGCCGGGACTGGGGGTGGACCCCTACCTCCTCTCGCCCCGGCACCCGCACACCGGCGCCCTCGAATATCAGCCGGTGGTGACCGATTCCGCCGAACCGCTCGCGCCGCTGCACAAGGTCCAGTCGGAAATGCTGCGCGCCGAGCAGAGCCTCTCGCACGGTCTGGCCTCCGCCGTGCCCTTCGATGAGGAGGACGACCGCGAGGAGCTGACCACGCTGACCCTGCAAGACGGCACCCTGCGCTCGAAGAACCTCGGCGGCGCGGTGGTGGGCTATGTCAAGACAATGCAGACGCAGTACCTGCCCCCGGACCGGGTGGGGCTGCTCTCGGAGTTGCGGCCCGGCGAGCGCACCCCGATTCTGCACCTGCGCTCCGAGCACGGACGGGTGACGCGCTTTATCTGGTACGTGCGGCTGTGCGAAGCCGCCTTCTACCAGCACCCGATGAGCGGCGTGATGCGGCTGGAGATGTACGCGCCCGACGAATCGGACTTCCTGCCGCCGATTGTCCGCAAGGTGGCGAACGTGAGCGGCACCCTGCTCGGCAGGCTCGGCTCCAAGGCGCACAAGGACCCCCGCGCCCCGCAGAACCTGATTCCCACCGCCGCGCTTGAGCACGCCATGAACCGCGCGATGGGCCACCCCGACCTCGTGGTGCGGCGCATCCGGGGGCACCTCGCGCGTGAACTCGGGGTGGTCGCGTGA
- a CDS encoding ATP-binding protein codes for MVLGTEDVTPNLFWFAVSPGASVSLDDLVVVQTQRPDGRAVTFYGQVDNVRKRHEGVTFESDVEDVVAGILPAAVSYAARVLVTRVSPEQFIPPQPGDTVRHATGAALGMALSADKMGASAFPGGLLADGQILPLNFRFVNGQNGGHINISGISGVATKTSYALFLLHSIFRSGVMGTEAAAGRAIIFNVKGEDLLFLDKPNKDVAGKEAEAQAEKGYSQDRYALLGLPRSPFTSTQFLAPPRQAAPGAPVVPHTDQRSEGVTPFVFGLREFCARRMIQYVFSDASGSLNLGYVIGNVEEKLARLAAAQTGPGTHLSVTDWRIEESETIPEQLDFSDVGGVRISSFEHLISYLEYKLLEENDGAGDKKWVLNQAQGTLRALTRRLRGVQKHLSPLIRGDLSEAEAERYRPRLLGSTQLSVVDIHNLSGPAQMFVVGVLLREVFEFKEKHGRQNTVFVVLDELNKYAPRDGDSPIKDVLLEIAERGRSLGIILIGAQQTASEVERRIVSNAAIRVVGRLDLAEAERPEYRFLPQSFRARAGILQPGTMLVSQPDVPSPMLVNYPFPAWATRKDEVDDLGGKDADDMMRALLR; via the coding sequence ATGGTGCTCGGGACCGAGGACGTGACGCCCAACCTGTTCTGGTTCGCCGTGTCGCCCGGCGCGAGCGTGAGCCTCGACGACCTCGTGGTGGTGCAGACCCAGCGCCCCGACGGCAGGGCGGTGACGTTTTACGGCCAGGTGGACAACGTGCGCAAGCGCCACGAGGGCGTCACCTTCGAGTCGGACGTGGAAGACGTGGTGGCCGGCATCCTGCCCGCCGCCGTGAGCTACGCGGCGCGGGTGCTCGTGACGCGGGTGAGCCCCGAGCAGTTCATCCCGCCGCAGCCAGGCGACACGGTGCGGCACGCGACCGGCGCCGCGCTCGGCATGGCGCTGAGCGCCGACAAGATGGGCGCGTCGGCCTTTCCCGGCGGCCTGCTCGCCGACGGGCAGATCCTGCCGCTGAACTTCCGCTTCGTGAACGGGCAAAACGGCGGGCATATCAATATCTCGGGCATCTCGGGCGTGGCGACGAAGACGAGTTACGCCCTGTTTTTGCTGCACTCGATCTTTCGCAGCGGCGTGATGGGCACCGAGGCGGCGGCGGGGCGCGCGATCATCTTCAACGTCAAGGGCGAGGACCTGCTGTTTCTCGATAAGCCGAACAAGGACGTGGCAGGGAAGGAAGCCGAGGCCCAGGCCGAGAAGGGCTACTCGCAGGACCGCTACGCGCTGCTCGGGCTGCCGCGCTCGCCCTTCACGAGCACCCAGTTTCTCGCGCCGCCGCGCCAGGCGGCCCCCGGCGCTCCAGTCGTGCCGCACACCGACCAGCGCAGCGAGGGCGTCACGCCGTTCGTGTTCGGGCTGCGCGAGTTCTGCGCGCGGCGGATGATTCAGTACGTCTTCTCCGACGCCTCGGGGAGCCTGAACCTCGGCTACGTGATCGGCAACGTGGAGGAAAAGCTCGCCCGCCTCGCTGCCGCGCAGACCGGCCCCGGCACCCACCTGAGCGTCACCGACTGGCGCATCGAGGAGAGCGAGACCATTCCCGAGCAGCTCGACTTCTCGGACGTGGGCGGCGTGCGCATCAGTTCCTTCGAGCACCTGATCTCGTACCTCGAATACAAGCTGCTTGAGGAAAACGACGGCGCCGGCGACAAGAAATGGGTGCTCAACCAGGCGCAGGGCACGCTGCGGGCCTTGACCCGGCGGCTGCGCGGCGTGCAAAAGCACCTCTCGCCCCTGATTCGCGGCGACCTGAGCGAGGCCGAGGCCGAGCGCTACCGGCCCCGGCTGCTCGGCAGCACGCAGCTGAGCGTGGTGGACATCCACAACCTCTCCGGCCCGGCGCAGATGTTCGTGGTGGGGGTGCTGCTGCGCGAGGTCTTCGAGTTCAAGGAGAAGCACGGGCGGCAGAACACCGTCTTCGTCGTCCTCGACGAGCTGAACAAGTACGCGCCGCGCGACGGCGACTCGCCGATCAAGGACGTGCTGCTCGAGATCGCCGAGCGGGGCCGCTCGCTGGGCATCATCCTGATCGGCGCGCAGCAGACCGCCTCGGAAGTCGAGCGGCGCATCGTGTCCAACGCCGCGATCCGGGTGGTGGGGCGGCTCGACCTCGCCGAAGCCGAGCGGCCCGAGTACCGCTTTCTCCCGCAGAGCTTCCGCGCGCGCGCCGGCATCTTGCAGCCCGGCACCATGCTCGTCTCGCAGCCCGACGTGCCGAGCCCGATGCTGGTGAATTACCCCTTCCCGGCGTGGGCCACCCGTAAGGACGAGGTGGACGACCTCGGCGGCAAGGACGCCGACGACATGATGCGGGCGCTGCTGCGCTGA
- a CDS encoding PLP-dependent aminotransferase family protein produces MTDLPTPLSLDRAGPAPLHMQLAGQLRGAALSGALPAGTRLPGTRTLARDLGVTRGVVEAAYALLSADGTLEAEVGRGTRVAAGLVKAERMTEENTQEPAFPLPGWFLPRPLPHAARQDTRPGLHFRSGVTSAAMLDRRAWARAWGAAARTELPGDYADAAGLLELRAAVAAFIGRSRGLAASADTLLLTSGTLSSVTLIARAILPAGATVLYENPGYRSGRAVLEDAGHRLLPLAVDEQGPVVEHLPPAHAAYVTPSHQFPLGGRMSLARRLALLEWARAHDALILEDDYDGEFRYDVPPLPPLASLGGGGRVLYLGTFSKVLSPAVRTGFIVAAPPLIQALGRERQLSDGGHASALQHALLHLLSSGEVDRHVRRARRWHGQVRAALTEELAPLSPLATLGGIEAGLHVCLHLAPPLDAEEVSARLAAQGVYAETLQTFTFSGEPRNALVLGYGGLTVREARTGAQKLTRVIRTLAAEKSAGERPGPTAPATVPPRL; encoded by the coding sequence ATGACCGACTTGCCCACCCCCCTGAGCCTCGACCGCGCCGGTCCCGCGCCGCTGCATATGCAGCTCGCCGGGCAACTTCGGGGGGCCGCGCTCTCGGGGGCGCTGCCCGCAGGAACCAGGCTGCCCGGCACCCGGACGCTCGCCCGTGACCTCGGCGTGACGCGCGGCGTGGTGGAGGCCGCCTACGCGCTCCTGAGCGCCGACGGCACGCTCGAAGCGGAAGTGGGGCGCGGCACGCGGGTGGCGGCGGGGCTGGTGAAGGCGGAGCGGATGACGGAGGAGAATACCCAGGAGCCGGCTTTCCCGCTTCCCGGTTGGTTCTTGCCCAGGCCCCTCCCCCACGCGGCGCGGCAGGACACCCGGCCCGGGCTGCACTTTCGCAGCGGCGTGACCTCGGCGGCGATGCTCGACCGCCGGGCGTGGGCGCGGGCCTGGGGGGCGGCGGCCCGCACCGAGTTGCCGGGCGACTACGCCGACGCGGCGGGCCTGCTCGAGCTGCGGGCGGCGGTGGCGGCCTTCATCGGGCGCTCGCGGGGCCTGGCGGCGAGCGCCGACACCTTGCTGCTGACCTCCGGCACCCTGAGCAGCGTGACGCTCATCGCGCGGGCCATCCTGCCCGCCGGCGCGACGGTGCTCTATGAAAACCCCGGCTACCGCTCGGGCCGCGCGGTGCTGGAGGACGCCGGGCACCGGCTGCTGCCGCTGGCGGTGGACGAGCAAGGCCCCGTCGTGGAGCACCTGCCCCCCGCCCACGCCGCCTATGTCACGCCCAGCCACCAGTTTCCGCTGGGCGGACGGATGAGCCTCGCGCGGCGCCTCGCCCTGCTGGAGTGGGCCAGAGCGCACGACGCCCTGATTCTCGAAGACGACTACGACGGCGAATTCCGCTACGACGTGCCGCCCCTGCCTCCCCTGGCGAGCCTGGGCGGCGGCGGGCGGGTGCTCTACCTCGGCACCTTCTCCAAGGTGCTGAGCCCCGCCGTCCGCACCGGCTTCATCGTCGCCGCGCCGCCGCTGATTCAGGCGCTGGGCCGTGAGCGGCAGCTCAGCGACGGGGGCCACGCTTCGGCGCTTCAGCATGCCCTGCTGCATCTGCTCTCCTCCGGTGAGGTGGACCGCCATGTCCGCCGCGCCCGGCGCTGGCACGGGCAGGTGCGGGCAGCGCTGACAGAGGAACTCGCGCCGCTTTCCCCGCTCGCCACGCTCGGGGGCATCGAAGCGGGGCTGCACGTCTGCCTGCATCTCGCCCCACCCCTGGATGCCGAGGAAGTCAGCGCGCGCCTCGCCGCACAGGGCGTTTACGCCGAGACGCTGCAAACCTTTACCTTTTCAGGCGAGCCGCGAAACGCCCTGGTGCTCGGCTACGGCGGTCTGACGGTGCGGGAGGCGCGGACCGGAGCGCAGAAGCTTACGCGGGTCATCCGGACGTTGGCGGCTGAGAAATCGGCGGGCGAGCGGCCCGGACCGACTGCCCCGGCCACAGTCCCACCACGCCTGTGA
- a CDS encoding GNAT family N-acetyltransferase, translating into MPEIRVLLAADAALALPALRELRPASPQMASAQALRAHLAEVEGQGYRLAGSFEPGREEAAAVAGYRVLTNLAWGRFLYLDDLSTLPDARGRGHASALLGWLEAEARRLGCAQLHLDSGVGPARFTAHRLYLGRGLNLTSHHFAKELT; encoded by the coding sequence ATGCCTGAAATTCGCGTGCTCCTCGCCGCCGACGCGGCCCTTGCCCTGCCCGCCCTGCGTGAGTTGCGGCCTGCCTCGCCTCAGATGGCGAGCGCACAGGCCCTGCGTGCTCACCTCGCGGAAGTGGAGGGCCAGGGCTACCGCCTCGCCGGGTCCTTCGAGCCGGGGCGCGAGGAGGCCGCCGCCGTCGCCGGTTACCGGGTGCTGACCAATCTGGCCTGGGGCCGCTTTCTTTACCTCGACGACCTCTCCACGCTGCCGGACGCGCGGGGCCGGGGCCACGCCTCGGCGCTGCTGGGCTGGCTGGAGGCCGAAGCGCGGCGGCTCGGGTGCGCGCAACTGCACCTCGACTCGGGCGTGGGGCCAGCGCGGTTTACGGCGCACCGGCTCTACCTCGGCCGTGGCCTGAACCTCACCTCGCACCACTTCGCCAAGGAGCTGACATGA
- a CDS encoding YfiT family bacillithiol transferase, with the protein MTPDLRFPIGPAPAISSLTADERRAGLAALRALPGEFAAALAGLSDAQLDAPYREGGWTLRQVAHHVPDSHLNAYVRTKLALTEDEPVIKPYEEALWAGLPDRRLPPASSLELLRGLHVRWVALLENLPESGWQRRFLHPVNGPTTLDGLLAYYAWHGQHHAAHVTRLRGQERW; encoded by the coding sequence ATGACCCCTGACCTCCGCTTCCCCATCGGCCCGGCGCCTGCCATTTCGTCGCTGACCGCCGACGAGCGCCGGGCCGGGCTCGCGGCGTTGCGGGCGCTGCCGGGCGAATTCGCCGCCGCCCTGGCGGGGCTCAGCGACGCGCAATTGGATGCCCCCTACCGCGAAGGCGGCTGGACGCTGCGGCAAGTCGCGCACCACGTTCCCGACAGCCACCTGAACGCCTACGTCCGCACCAAACTCGCGCTGACCGAGGACGAGCCGGTGATCAAACCCTACGAGGAGGCGCTCTGGGCCGGGTTGCCCGACCGCCGCCTCCCCCCGGCGAGCAGCCTGGAGCTGCTGCGCGGCCTGCATGTCCGCTGGGTGGCGCTGCTGGAAAACCTGCCGGAAAGCGGGTGGCAGCGGCGTTTTCTCCATCCGGTGAACGGCCCCACCACGCTGGACGGCCTGCTCGCGTATTACGCCTGGCACGGCCAGCACCATGCGGCGCACGTCACGCGGCTGCGCGGGCAGGAGCGCTGGTGA
- a CDS encoding pyridoxamine 5'-phosphate oxidase family protein produces the protein MSGFYDPRERDPSLGRRPQNRQGDDWTEALLLRGKIARIATLWQGEDGAAFPFITPLAYAYRPERRDLVYHTNLVGRLRANTEQGHPATAEVSEIGRFLPSNSPLELSVQYRSVILFGTARRLTDPEEQRAALTTLSEHVFPGLKVGETTRPISDEDLRRTSVYCLNIERWSGKENWAEHAIQDEDWPPLGPEWAP, from the coding sequence GTGAGCGGCTTCTACGACCCCCGCGAGCGTGACCCGTCTCTGGGGCGCCGGCCTCAGAACCGCCAGGGCGACGACTGGACCGAAGCGCTGCTGCTCCGGGGCAAGATTGCGCGGATTGCGACCCTCTGGCAGGGAGAGGACGGCGCCGCCTTTCCCTTCATCACACCGCTCGCTTACGCCTACCGACCGGAGCGGCGCGACCTCGTGTACCACACCAACCTCGTCGGGCGGCTGCGGGCCAATACCGAGCAGGGGCATCCGGCGACGGCGGAAGTCTCGGAGATCGGGCGCTTCCTGCCCAGCAACTCACCGCTCGAACTCTCGGTGCAGTACCGCAGCGTGATTCTGTTCGGCACGGCGCGGCGCCTGACGGACCCGGAGGAGCAGCGCGCGGCCCTGACCACCCTCTCCGAGCACGTGTTTCCGGGGCTGAAAGTGGGAGAGACGACGCGGCCCATCTCGGACGAGGACCTGCGGCGCACGAGCGTGTACTGCCTGAACATCGAGCGCTGGAGCGGCAAGGAAAACTGGGCTGAGCACGCCATTCAGGATGAGGACTGGCCCCCGCTCGGGCCGGAGTGGGCGCCGTGA
- a CDS encoding GNAT family N-acetyltransferase, whose protein sequence is MFRIRPATPADRAALYDICLRTADSGEDGSHLFSDPELVGHVSAGPYLAHEPGFAFVLEDEAGVGGYVLGALDTRRFAATLEREWWPGLRGCYPQPTTPPEARTREERLRGLIHRPAPLPEDLLGAYPSHLHIDLLPRAQGQGQGKRLLRTLFGALRGAGSPGVHLGVGGKNARAQAFYEHVGFQLLRRDESGGAWMGWRLAED, encoded by the coding sequence ATGTTCCGCATCCGCCCGGCCACACCCGCCGACCGCGCCGCCCTGTACGACATCTGCCTGAGGACGGCAGACAGCGGCGAGGACGGCAGCCATCTCTTTTCCGATCCCGAACTCGTCGGGCACGTCTCCGCCGGTCCGTATCTGGCGCATGAGCCGGGATTCGCCTTCGTGCTCGAGGACGAGGCCGGGGTGGGCGGCTACGTCCTCGGGGCGCTCGACACCCGGCGCTTCGCCGCGACGCTGGAGCGCGAGTGGTGGCCGGGTCTCCGGGGCTGTTACCCACAGCCGACGACGCCCCCGGAGGCCCGCACCCGCGAAGAGCGCCTCCGGGGCCTGATCCACCGGCCCGCGCCGCTGCCGGAAGACCTGCTCGGCGCTTATCCCTCGCACCTGCACATCGACCTGCTGCCCCGCGCCCAGGGCCAGGGACAAGGCAAGCGGCTGCTCCGCACCCTCTTCGGCGCCCTGCGGGGAGCCGGCTCTCCCGGCGTCCACCTCGGCGTAGGCGGCAAGAACGCGCGCGCCCAGGCGTTTTACGAGCATGTCGGCTTCCAGCTTCTCCGGCGCGACGAGTCGGGCGGAGCGTGGATGGGGTGGCGTCTGGCCGAGGACTGA
- a CDS encoding DMT family transporter produces MTRRDAFDMFLLSAFWGVSFLMIKWAGHDFPPLWVALLRSVFGGAVLLLALAWRRERLPERRTWPLLALLALVSNAFPWLMFAVGELTVSSNIAAILNATTPLFTLLLAAAVGAARIRWATLLGVLVGLGGVGLTVSGGVSGGQASLLGAGVILLASLSYGVGNVLAKGRVTDLSPLGVAAAQMIFSTLWLLPAAALGAQPAGLSMQGLVGIAVLGVFGSGLAYLVFYSLLARVSSTQSAAVTYLLPIWGLFWGALTGEHVSLTSLLGVGVVLAGLLVLNAPVREQPGPIEQGA; encoded by the coding sequence GTGACCCGGCGCGACGCCTTCGACATGTTCCTGCTCTCGGCATTCTGGGGCGTGTCTTTTTTGATGATCAAGTGGGCGGGGCACGACTTCCCGCCGCTGTGGGTGGCGCTGCTGCGCTCGGTCTTCGGGGGTGCGGTGCTGCTGCTGGCGCTGGCGTGGCGGCGCGAGCGGCTGCCGGAGCGCCGGACCTGGCCGCTGCTCGCGCTGCTCGCGCTCGTCAGCAACGCCTTCCCCTGGCTGATGTTCGCGGTGGGCGAACTCACCGTGAGCAGCAACATCGCCGCGATCCTGAACGCGACCACCCCGCTCTTTACCCTGCTGCTCGCGGCGGCGGTGGGGGCCGCGCGGATTCGCTGGGCGACGCTGCTTGGGGTGCTGGTCGGCCTCGGCGGGGTGGGGCTGACCGTGTCGGGCGGCGTGAGTGGGGGACAGGCGTCGCTGCTCGGGGCCGGGGTGATCTTGCTCGCGTCGCTCAGTTACGGCGTTGGCAACGTGCTGGCCAAGGGCCGGGTCACCGATCTCTCGCCGCTCGGCGTGGCGGCGGCCCAGATGATCTTCTCGACCCTCTGGCTGCTGCCCGCCGCCGCGCTCGGCGCGCAGCCAGCCGGCCTGAGCATGCAGGGTCTGGTCGGCATCGCGGTGCTCGGCGTGTTTGGCAGCGGGCTCGCCTACCTCGTCTTCTACAGCCTGCTCGCCCGCGTGAGTTCCACCCAGAGCGCCGCCGTGACCTACCTGCTGCCGATCTGGGGCCTGTTCTGGGGCGCCCTCACGGGCGAGCACGTTTCCCTGACCTCACTGCTCGGGGTGGGGGTGGTGCTCGCCGGCCTGCTGGTCCTCAACGCGCCGGTGCGCGAGCAGCCAGGGCCCATCGAACAGGGGGCCTGA